The genomic DNA AGTGTCATCAAGTTAAACCATCAGTTAAAATGAGAAATAGTGGGAAATAAAGTGTGACCTGATTTTTCCTTTTAGGAGCTTTTCGTGATCCAACAAAGAGCTGAAAACTCATCTTTTAGTGCAGACATATCAAaacaaatgcttttttaaatacttttacacAACACCGCATGATTGGTAATGGTTATGGTAATTAATTATAGAAAATTATATTATTTCTCTAACTTCCTGGATTTATTTGCGCACGTGGTGTACTACGACGCTAACTAACGTCTTACCGGACTCCCAACATCTTATTAAAACTATTTTCATTTGTAGTagttagttgtaaaatgtcagagtgactgccctctatgggttgaaaccaggatattataatttaattttgctattagCTAAGAACGAGATTCTGTGATGTCAttggaccatcttgcatcactgttcgccccgccccctcctataAACACTATCACCTGTGGACCAGTGAAGAAAGATTTTGGGGaatttggagaaattttgtgaaataatgaggaaaatttgccaaaatttggaaaaattgtgcgttctttcaacaatttgaggttCAAAATGACCAGAGGTGGGTAGTAACAAGCTACATTTACTCCATTACATTTACTTGAGAAACTTTTTAGATAAATTGTACTCGGAGTGTCAGAGTAGTTTTAATGCAATATGATGGCGTGTGGCTGGCCTCACATTCAATCCATGTTCACCTTAAAGGCTACGAAAAAGAACAACGCTATCACGTGTCTGCCTAGAATTGTTCACTCCACTTTAAAGTTGAGAAGACATGTTCCGTTAAGTagtagtttaaaataaaaatgttttggctGCTcataatgctaatattagcccAGTTACAACATCATAAGTAACTGTTAGATGTGTGTTGTTGAGGGAACATGCTGTAGTCTCGCACACAAACTACAGTTATAGagaaagtaacattaaaaagctACACACAGTGTATGGAGAATGCCACATGCATAGACTGCTTTATTCCCGTTTTATTATCTAAACTGGGCTTATTGCAAGAGTGTAAAGACATTTATTGTGGCTAAATATGCCATAGTTTATTATTTCCCACCACAAAGTGtagaagggggatataggtttgagctccgtccgtccgtttgagttaaaggggacggcttttctcagaaactgtttaagataggataaccaaattcggtatGTGGCTTCTGgctatcaataccttgatggagttcgaaaatgagaagcatgCAATAATTTTTACCAGAGTTTTTGCCCTTGTgccgttttttttactctgttcgaggtatcttcaaaggggacagcttttcttacaaaccgtttaagatatttactaattttatattctgatgtgacaatattttcttatgtatacatctaagttcttagatttaggacatttattattgtagtagTTAAagtgatttctatttatttattttttaaatctatttgaCGTTCACACACTGTTAAAATGGTTCACATTTTGGCTACTCTACCCACCTCTGAAAATGACTGATGTCATGTGATATCAGAAGTGGAAAACTAagaaaaatattgtggattttaatagatttttttgtatctggaggggctgagatatttacaactgatttagttgctcatttaaaaaatgtttcatgttttttctgtcatttttactttctgtagcgggctgaatttgatgctctaaggggccagatttggcccccgggccttgagtttgacacatgtgcttaaAAGCGAGGGCCTTGAGTGTCCCATGTCTGCTTTAAGCCCCGCCTTCCTCTCCCATGTGCCCCTCAGTGTGACGCTCAGTGTGCTCATCATGGCCACGCCAGACAGGTTCTCTCAGGTGACGTTCACTTCCATCCCTCAGTCGTACCAATGCTCCGCCCCCATCACCTGCAGCTACACCTACTGCTCAGCCTCCTTCCAACCTTCTACCAGAGACTGGGTGGGCCTGTTCAAggtcactcacacacacacacacacagtcacacaagtacagatatttgtttttaaaaagtaaagtgtaaaagtaaaaagtcaccaaaaaaatcaatactCAAATAAactacagataccagaaaaaaaactatttaaatacagtaacgaagtatttgtacttcttTACTTGTCACCTTTTCTCTCTGTGAACACAGGTTGGCTGGAGCTCAACCAAGGATTATCATACCTTTGTGTGGGCGGAGCCAAGCCAGGATGCGAGCGCACAATCAGCGATTAGACAAGCTGTGTTCAAAGGTGAGAAAACCAACTGATAAACATATAAGTAATACATAAACGTACAAGAAAAGAAAtcctttttcacaataaaatacaccCAGAGGTAAAGCAGTTTGGAACTCgcattttgaaaatataatgTGAAAAAAAGTTTGGTTATGACCTTTTCAATTTTGTATATCTAATAAAATCAGGgaagaacatttcaaaatgttgcatAACATTTATCCCGGTAACATATTAATTTTCAAATATACAGATAGTGATAAATGCACTTTTTGTCTTAATAAAGCTGAAACAATTTGGCATTTGTTTTACCACTGCCTGTATACATTATTATTCTGAAATGCAGTAAAGGATTTTGTATAAAAACATGATAGTAATAACGCCAACggatgttatttttgtttatgaaaacaaaaataaatcagtatCGTTCATCATTAGTCTCATAATATTAACGGCATAAATACAAATTTTATAAAATCTCTTTCAAATTTTCATcttgtttaattgtttatttattatatgaacacaaacaaaaaaggtgAAAGAACTCCTGTACCTCAGTGACACATACTGTGATgcctgtatttgttttattttttactagcAATGTTTTCCCTTTGTCCTATGTtccctttatgttgttttactgGTTTGGAAACTATTGCaatttggaaataaataaaattgaaataaaaaaaaaaaacaaaaactgagaaAGCTGCACTTTATAAGCTTCACCAGTAGGAGGCGGTAATGGACTTTTCTTTAGTTATTTACCAACTGCTTGTTTTCTTATAACTTCCACAATTTCTGGATTAAAAAATACCTAAGAAAGGAATAATTTTTTCTCATagttcatattatatatatacttttttttttttttctaaaatttatttttatttatttcaagcgaATGGTGgggcaataacaaaacaaaagtatagGCTACACAATATTACtatatacagtttatttatatatattgtacattATTGTTTGTCTTCATgtcaatattgtcattttttagtttgtatatttttaagttTCTGGATGAAAAAATAATGTCATGCATAATGttactatacacacacacacacacacacacatatatatatatatatatatattatatatagtgcatatatatttcatttcatatttatttggaCCAGATAACATCATCAACAGTGGACAGACATTAatagaaatgaataaaaaccgTCAACGGGCTacaacaagaagaagatgaaCTCCAGTTGTAAGTTTTAAACTTTACAGCGagaaatattttattgatattaaaataaaataaaatcaaataaaaggaCCGTCAAGACAGCAGAACTTTGAAACAGAGCAGAAAACGGAGCTGTTTGGGTAAGATAACATGTAGTGCAACTGTGAAATAATTGtgaaaaattatttctttttttttatttcatgaacCATGTACAAATTGAACAATTTGAAGTTTGTGGATTTGACAAATTTGAATTATCTATGTGTgctactgtctgtgtgtgtgcgtgtgttgtgCAGAGTATTACCTTCCCAAAGATGACGGGGACTTCTATCAGTTCTGCTACGTGGACGCCTCGGGGCTGGTTAGGGGACTGAGCTCACCGTTCCACTTCAGCAGTGCTGAGGACTTGAGCTTTCAGATCATCTCTGAGGACAACATGATGGTCCTCACCACACAGGTAGGAGCACCTGCCTCTGATCACTGATCAAATTCTTAGGAGTCACCATTGATGAGGACCTTAAATATACCTcacatataaattatatataggGAAAAATAGCAAAATCCATTGCAATATTACATAAAGTCTAAATCAATCTTCTCTACTCACTCTATATAACACAATGATTGTATCATATTTAGCTGACTGTGTGGAAATGTGGGGTTCCACCTGTAAAAGTTACATACAGCCACGGTTCAAATTACAAAAGAGGGCTGTGAAAACTATATATAACATTAGACGTAGAGATCCATCAAACCCACTACTTATCAAATGTAAGTCACtaaaatgtaatgatattgtTGATTATAATATTCTTCAGATTTTGTACAaagccaattaaaaaaaacattgccaAATTACGTCCAAGAAAGGTTTgaaaaaagtattattatttaaaagtaacagacatctttaaaaaaaactcaaaaacaatgGAACAAACTGTCACAGTGACAGGAATTTGTTTATGGAATGCACTtcagaaacacataaaatctGTAATCTTAAATAAGTAGAAACATTacatttgaatataaataatatgagtttttctctttttttcttctctttctttttgtgaaTATTGTAATATGgcacataaaaaaatgtattatgctAAAGAAGAGATATGAGACAGAAGTGTAACTGTATTGTTGACAATGACTGCGTTGCAGCGGGactttgtttaatgtaattacattttttttttttaaggaaggGGCAGATGTTATACATTTTgacttctttctgctccttttcattcatatttttttcttttttcaatgtggaggagaaagacattttttaatgtcttgaatgaaataaataaataaacaaaactgatcaTGATATGGATTTGTGGCCgtaataatatttgtttttgaattTCTGACGTCATATTTTGACTTTATGgcagggggagcattgcccCCCCCAGTGGTCAAAGGTTTTTTCTCAAATTCATTCGATTCATTCGATaaattaatataatgtacataatatacaaatattttaagtgccataaaatacacatgaattcatttgttgttcttttaaaaataaaagtatttcttgtattcttcacaatgtaaatggtaaagcaacactgcacccagcagttcatgaatggtactgcagcaaaaaggaAGCAAAAAGCATTTGTCATGAATTTACCACATTAAACGACGTGTCGACGCACacttttgtagtcaacattatcaattatgtctttaataatttttgcattattgtatatgttacacacattgtggtttgCGCCAATTTCTTTACAGTCCAATAATCACAAACTCCACCTatgattttaaaataatgtatttgatgacctcttttgttattttttctcttaaatgTCTGAATGCAGACGGAGTGTAATGAGCTGCAGGCCGAGCTGGCCCATCTGAGGGAGGAGAACCAGACGTTGGGAAACACTCTGAGGAAGCGGGAGCAAGAAATTAGTGACATGAAGGTGTGACTGGTTTACAGAGAAGTGTGGATGGAACTGTGATGTGATTGGCTCGTGTGGATGACATGTGCAGGAGGAGAACGAGGAGCGTGAGAAGAGGGCGAGCGATGCTGAGgtgaatgttgatgatgtttttTGTGGTGtgcaggaggagaaggaggatgTGCTGACTCAGATGGGGATGTTACAAAGCTCCTTACAGGAGAAGCTGCAGGAGAACCAACATCTCAAGGTTCCTACAACTCTCCTGCTTTCATTATAatttcacaaataaacaaaatgatagaaaaacataaaaaatgacaacgcaATGAGTCCAAAaccacaatatgacaacaaagatgcacaaaattacttgcATAACTCACAAGGCaactacaaaaaatactccagagaaatacaaaataacaaatacacacaaaatgagagaaaaatatacaaaatataagcaaaaaatataccaaatgagtccaaaaatacacaaaatgacaagaaaaaaaatatcacaaaatgagagaaaaatagacaaaataacaacagaaacacaccaaGTCCTGGTTGTTTCCTGTGAAGGCTGTGATTGGtggttattctaatgctgaggtgaatgttgatgatgtttttTGTGGTGtgcaggaggagaaggaggatgTGCTGACTCAGATGGGGATATTACAAAGCTCCTTACAGGAGAAGCTGCAGGAGAACCAACGTCTCAAGGTTCctacaacacattttttaattcacaTCATTTTTAATTCACTTGTCAActgttttaataaatcctgttaGATTTCATTCATGTAGTGTGAGGATATTATAACCATAGAAAACCTATTCAAAGACAAAGGAACAGAAGAAATGTTTCTGTGAATACattaaatgacttcaaaacacacaaaatgggagagaaacaaacaaaatagcaaaaaacacacattataactacaaaaatacacaaaatgttgcgctatataaataaagttgaaatatacaaaacgacaacatgagtctaaaaacacaatattacaacaaaaatgcacaaaatcacttgCAAAACTCACAAGGCGACTACAgattatacacaaaaatgactccagagaaattcaaaataacaaatactcacaaaataagagaaaaatatacaaaccgacaaaacaaatatgcataatgagtccaaaaaaacacacaatgacagaaaaatacacaagatgtctccaaacataatcaaaaataacaaaatataaaaaatgacctaaaaaacaaacacaaacaacaaaaaatacacaaaaacagacaaaatgagagaaaaatactaaatggtataaaaatcacacaaacaaccacaaaaacacataattacaACCAAAACTCACAAggcaactacaaaaatacacaaaatgacttcagagaaatacaaaataacaaatacacacaaaatgagagaaaattatacaaaatgtcaagaaaaatataccaaatgtcaagaaaaaaaaaatcacaaaatgagagaagaatAGACAAATTAACACACCAAACACATCAAGTTTTGGTTGCTTCCTGTGAAGGCTGTGATTGGTGGTTACTCTAATGCTGAAgtgaatgttgatgatgtttttTGTGGTGtgcaggaggagaaggaggatgTTCTGACTCAGATGGGGATATTACAAAGCTCCTTACAGGAGAAGCTGCAGGAGAACCAACATCTCAAGGTTCCTACAACCCTCCACACATCTGCAGCCATCATAGCAGGCAGTGTTACGCTTCCACTGGTATgagtgttatttttttacctcTGTGCTTTGCTCTCAGGAGGACATGGAGAGCCAAACCCAGAAGGAACGATCAACTCAAAGCTTGAACTCAGATAAGAGTGAGGTGAGTTCCACTTCCTGTTAAAGGCTGAACCAATGAGAGCACAGagcataggcagagtttgattgaaaggaaatgataaaaactattgaaataaatctgttcaggaggcactaaatagtgtttaattccacttatttacaaaatgagattctttccatcattatgctctatagttgttgtttgttcttagtattttgagcaaaatgttgcagttggACATGAGGGGGGATTTGAGtcaaaaaagttttagaaccactGTTGTACATGATATTAAgaagtgcattttttgtgtggaACTCCTCCAGGACAGATACAGTCGCAGTGTGATGAAGATCAACCAGCTGAAAGAGGAGCGCAGCCAGCTAAAGGAGGCACTGAGCTCCCAGAGCGAGGAGATCACTAGGTGAGCCTCCATCACGTCACCAGCGTTCAGACGCCATCTCTGACCTACGCTCACACGGTTACGTTTCAGACTGAGAGCGAAGAGCAGAGATGCAGAGCGAGAGCTGAGCAGAGCCAGGGACAGCCTCCAGCTGCTGGATGTGGACCTGCAGACCAGCGACAAGGAGAAGGAGCGGCTGGCTGCACAGGTCCACAGGCTGCAGGAGAACCAGGAGAGGCTCAGGAACCAGGAGACGCTCAGGAACCACGAGAACCAGAAGAACCATGAGAACCAGGAGCCCACGCCTCCTCAGGACCCTGACAAGgtggagcacacacacaaaaacaatccccttcaaaataaaagcttttataAATGGAAATTTACTCCACAACATAGTTACACAGTACaacaaaaagtgcacaaaatgggaggaaaatacacaaaacaaccacaaaatgagacaaaaatgtaaaaattacagagatatttacaaaattgctcaaaatgacagcaaatatacacagaaatgactttaaacaacaaaaaacacaaataagacaaaattttacaaaatgacagggaaatttacaagacgacaacaaaattgataattagagatgctaacaaaactAACACAAGAGGTaggttaattgtaatttaactttagtaattgagaacgtaattgtaattgactttcagggggaaaatgataattgaaattttaattgtaaatggaaaaaaacattggtcaccgtaatcataattgagttgtaattaaacatggataattgtaggcgtaattttaattgaaaaatgtaattgagccaaGCCCtggcctcctcttcctccctctttatcctcttcctcctcctcaggcTAAGTGTGAGGCTCTGGTCATGAAGCTGAAGGAGGCCGAGGCCAAGCTGGCGTGTGAGAAGGAGCAAAGCAGAACCCTGCGGGAACGAGTAAAGCTCCAGGACCAGgagatacaaaaaataacagaggagAAGCACAAAGTCCAGGAGTCCTCCAAGCAGTTCGAATGCAAAAGCAACAAGTTTGAGGTGAAGAAGCATCTCAGTGAGCACACAAAACCaccacaaaataacataaaatgaaacaaaatgatacaaaatgtcAGAGACATGTGCAtaacgacagcaaaaacacacaagacgacagcAAACATGCATAAAGATGtctcagaaaacacaaaatgacaacacaatgacacaaaataacatgtaATGGgagaagaatatacaaaataattgaaaaatatacaaaatgacagaggaaTTGactaaaacactcaaaatgacagcaaatatacacaaacatgacttcaaaaacacaaaataccaacaacTATACTTATGACAACAATAATGGAGAAAATGAGTgaggaatacacaaaacaagcaccaaaaacagacaaaaaagtgTTATTTACCATATTAATActcaaattggtcattattccaaaTACAGACATTATCACATCTTTAATGGCCCCGCCCACTGTCATAACTTTGCCCTAACGGAATAAAGaccattttattaatttagaaattaaataaagcttgaaaaacaacattgaaCACGGAACGTGTTCATACAAgcagaaaactttatttattcacttaACATGTTTGTTTTCGTAAATGTTTCTGTTAAGGGCTCTCTTCGCCTTCAAAATAATGTTCTTTGAGCCacaagtttttgtgtgtgtgtgtgtgtagctgcagTTCAGAGAGATTCACCAAATCATGGCGGACAAAGACATCACCATGGAAGAGAAGGATCAACAGGTCCTGCTGGAGAGACAGGAGAAGGAAGAGCTGGAACGAGAAAATCAGGTAACTGGTGTTTGTAGTCACTAGTTCACGTTAATGTAACAGTTAACACTATGTTAACGTTACATTTAACGCTACGTTAACGTTACAGTTAACActgttattgttacagttaATGCTATGTTAACGTTACATTTAACGCTACGTTAACGTTACAGTTAACActgttattgttacagttaATGCTATGTTAACGTTAGCGCACCGACGAGCCTAGCAGTGTTTTCACTGGAGGTTTTTCTGTGTCCTCTCTGACTCTCAGACCCTCAGAGAGGAGCTGGAGCGTCTACGTACAGTCTACTCCAATCTAGGCGCCGACTCGTCCGTCTCCCCGACCAGAGATGGCCGTGTCCACGCCACCTTAGTCGAAGCGAGCGGGTCTGACGAGGAGGAGCATCCGTACGAGTCCATTGGTGAGAAACATCAAATGACCCTCTaagacaggggttctcaaccttggggtcctgggagggggttgccacatgccttcaagaaactaagaatatgttttgaacaatttgagcacatttttgcttatttaaacttgccatgtttttgcgccttttaatgtctttttgctGTATTacacccatttctgccacttcatcaaatttgaatgccttttctgcacatttttccactttaaaatcattttcagcacttataaaccctttccaccaattTGGAACATATaatgtcacatactgtatgttgccCCATTATTGAcccatataaaaaaaaaccttttgtttgatttgtgcAGATCAAAGCAGTGGTGCCCAGGAGGGAAAGGTGAGCCCTGTTTATTCAcgagtcattccatgtcatttcaacaaatggtccATGCATGTCGGTctcaaaaaaaatctgaattttttttaccaattgttgaTTATTCAGTAGACATTCAATACAGtttgtttgatcggatgaatacttttt from Gouania willdenowi chromosome 19, fGouWil2.1, whole genome shotgun sequence includes the following:
- the calcoco2 gene encoding calcium-binding and coiled-coil domain-containing protein 2 — protein: MATPDRFSQVTFTSIPQSYQCSAPITCSYTYCSASFQPSTRDWVGLFKVGWSSTKDYHTFVWAEPSQDASAQSAIRQAVFKEYYLPKDDGDFYQFCYVDASGLVRGLSSPFHFSSAEDLSFQIISEDNMMVLTTQTECNELQAELAHLREENQTLGNTLRKREQEISDMKEEKEDVLTQMGMLQSSLQEKLQENQHLKEEKEDVLTQMGILQSSLQEKLQENQRLKEEKEDVLTQMGILQSSLQEKLQENQHLKEDMESQTQKERSTQSLNSDKSEDRYSRSVMKINQLKEERSQLKEALSSQSEEITRLRAKSRDAERELSRARDSLQLLDVDLQTSDKEKERLAAQVHRLQENQERLRNQETLRNHENQKNHENQEPTPPQDPDKAKCEALVMKLKEAEAKLACEKEQSRTLRERVKLQDQEIQKITEEKHKVQESSKQFECKSNKFELQFREIHQIMADKDITMEEKDQQVLLERQEKEELERENQTLREELERLRTVYSNLGADSSVSPTRDGRVHATLVEASGSDEEEHPYESIDQSSGAQEGKILVCHHCHESFPGITTDELKQHEQSHRLCPFCHLVCDDMDQGAFEDHVYIH